A window of Candidatus Pantoea floridensis contains these coding sequences:
- a CDS encoding phage minor tail protein L: MSLTSDYQKLEPGSEIRLYEVDGSAFGVDEVLRFHSHNIPHTEAEILAANGDETQLPAKSIFWQGEEYSAWPCKIEGLETSTTGSAPNPRLTVANLNGSITALCLQFQDMLQAKVSIHDTLAQYLDAANFEDGNLNADPTQEKLRVFYIDEKSSETKVQVEFALSSPMDLQGLQIPTRQLHAVCTWCMRGKYRSGDGCDYAGTNYFDKFNNPVDDPSLDVCSGSITGCKLRFGQDNPLSFGGFPGTSLLRT, translated from the coding sequence ATGAGTTTGACCAGCGATTATCAAAAACTTGAACCCGGAAGTGAAATCCGGCTCTATGAGGTTGACGGGTCGGCGTTTGGCGTTGATGAGGTGTTACGGTTCCATTCTCACAACATCCCCCATACTGAAGCTGAAATCCTCGCCGCTAACGGTGATGAAACCCAGTTACCCGCAAAATCGATTTTTTGGCAGGGTGAGGAGTATTCCGCGTGGCCTTGTAAGATCGAAGGCCTGGAAACATCAACAACCGGCAGCGCACCCAATCCCCGCTTAACCGTGGCAAACCTGAACGGATCGATAACAGCTTTGTGTTTGCAGTTTCAGGACATGCTTCAGGCGAAAGTATCGATTCATGACACGCTGGCGCAATACCTTGACGCCGCAAATTTTGAAGATGGAAACCTGAATGCCGATCCGACACAGGAAAAGCTTCGGGTGTTTTACATCGATGAAAAATCAAGTGAAACCAAAGTTCAGGTTGAGTTTGCTTTATCGAGTCCGATGGATCTCCAGGGGCTGCAAATTCCTACGAGACAGCTTCATGCGGTTTGCACCTGGTGTATGCGCGGTAAATATCGTTCAGGCGATGGTTGTGACTACGCAGGGACCAACTATTTCGATAAGTTTAATAATCCTGTCGATGATCCAAGTCTTGATGTTTGTTCAGGCTCAATAACTGGATGCAAATTAAGGTTCGGGCAGGATAACCCGCTTTCTTTCGGAGGATTCCCAGGAACCTCGCTGTTAAGAACATGA
- a CDS encoding phage tail protein, translating into MAIETFTWCARINASGDMTFNVRSIQFGDGYTQVAGNGINNRSQNWNLTFTGTEEFIDEIKTFLDARQGYQSFAWEPPGESLGLYRCSSYNPTALGAGLFEMTATFTQAFAP; encoded by the coding sequence ATGGCCATCGAAACTTTTACCTGGTGCGCCCGAATCAACGCCTCGGGCGATATGACCTTTAATGTTCGTTCTATTCAGTTTGGAGATGGTTACACACAAGTTGCAGGAAATGGAATCAACAATCGTTCTCAAAACTGGAACCTGACATTCACTGGAACTGAAGAATTCATTGATGAAATAAAAACCTTTCTTGATGCCCGTCAGGGCTATCAGTCTTTTGCCTGGGAACCACCAGGTGAATCACTCGGGTTATATCGATGCTCCTCATATAACCCGACCGCTCTCGGAGCAGGACTCTTCGAAATGACCGCAACATTCACACAGGCTTTCGCCCCATGA